A section of the Sebastes fasciatus isolate fSebFas1 chromosome 5, fSebFas1.pri, whole genome shotgun sequence genome encodes:
- the ap1m3 gene encoding adaptor related protein complex 1 subunit mu 3 has protein sequence MSASAIFILDLKGKVLICRNYKGNMDMNEIDHFMPILMKREEEAEMTPLVTRGSSHFLWIKHNNLYLVAMTKKNANASLVYAFLYKIIQIFKEYFKEVEEESIRDNFVTVYELMDEVMDFGFPQTTDSKILQEYITQRGHKLEVGAPRPPATVTNAVSWRSEGIKYRKNEVFMDVIESVNLLVSASGSVLQSEIVGTVKLKVCLSGMPELRLGLNDKVLFEITGREKSKTVELEDVKFHQCVRLSRFENDRTISFIPPDGESELMSYRLNTTVKPLIWIESVIEKYSHSRVEIKVKARSQFKSRSTANNVSILVPVPSDADSPKFKTSTGSAKWVPEKSVVQWTIKSFPGGKEYMMRAHFGLPSVDSDELDAKRPITVDFEIPYFTVSGIQVRYLKIIEKSGYHALPWVRYITQSGDYQLRTN, from the exons GTCCTAATCTGCCGCAACTACAAGGGCAACATGGACATGAATGAGATCGACCACTTTATGCCCATCCTgatgaagagagaagaggaggctgAGATGACGCCTCTGGTCACCCGCGGCTCCTCACACTTCCTGTGGATCAAACACAACAACCTTTACT TGGTGGCGATGACGAAGAAGAATGCCAACGCTTCCCTGGTCTACGCTTTTCTTTATAAAATTATCCAG ATATTTAAGGAGTACTTTAAGGAGGTCGAGGAGGAGAGTATTCGCGACAACTTTGTGACGGTGTACGAGCTGATGGACGAAGTGATGGACTTCGGTTTCCCTCAGACAACCGACAGCAAGATCCTACAAGA GTACATCACCCAGCGGGGTCATAAATTAGAGGTCGGGGCTCCTCGACCTCCTGCCACCGTCACCAATGCCGTGTCGTGGCGGTCAGAGGGCATCAAGTACAGGAAGAACGAAGTTTTCATGGACGTCATCGAGTCAGTAAATCTACTG GTGAGCGCCAGTGGCAGCGTCCTGCAGAGTGAAATAGTGGGCACCGTCAAGCTCAAAGTCTGCCTGTCGGGGATGCCTGAACTCAGACTGGGCCTCAATGACAAAGTGCTGTTTGAAATCACAGGCA gagaGAAGAGTAAGACAGTGGAGCTGGAGGATGTGAAGTTTCATCAGTGCGTCCGTCTGTCACGCTTCGAGAACGACCGCACCATCTCCTTCATCCCCCCCGACGGCGAGAGCGAGCTCATGTCCTACCGCCTCAACACTACA gTGAAGCCTCTCATATGGATCGAGAGCGTGATTGAGAAGTACTCTCACAGCCGCGTGGAGATCAAGGTGAAG GCTCGCAGTCAGTTCAAGAGCCGGTCCACCGCCAACAATGTGTCCATTCTGGTGCCAGTGCCCAGCGATGCTGACTCACCCAAGTTCAAGACCAGCACCGGCAGCGCCAAGTGGGTGCCCGAGAAGAGCGTGGTGCAGTGGACCATCAAGTCTTTCCCT GGTGGTAAGGAGTACATGATGCGGGCACACTTTGGGCTTCCCAGTGTGGACAGTGATGAGCTGGACGCAAAGAGACCAATCACAGTTGACTTTGAGATCCCTTATTTCACCGTGTCTGGGATTCAG GTGCGTTACCTAAAGATCATAGAGAAGAGCGGTTACCACGCATTACCATGGGTGCGCTACATCACACAAAGTGGAG ATTACCAGCTCCGGACAAACTAA